From a region of the Paenibacillus lutimineralis genome:
- a CDS encoding D-2-hydroxyacid dehydrogenase: protein MKIVVLDGYRLNPGDLSWDELIKLGEVTIFDRTPDDKILERAQGAQVLLSNKTPLCATTLQQLPDLRYISVLATGYDVIDVKAATSQQVVVANVPSYGTDSVAQFVFALLFELCYQVGQHASSVQQGTWAANPDWCYWETPLVELAGKTMGIIGAGRIGMQTARIAHALGMKVIAINGKGETDRAVPFDGFRWVSRDELFRNSDVISLHCPLTAETESIINKTHLVLMKSNAFLINVARGKLVNEIDLAHALNERRIAGAALDVLSTEPPASENPLLHASNCIITPHIAWATREARGRLLDIAVDNVRSFLDGKPQNVVNCGQCYPATQ from the coding sequence ATGAAAATCGTCGTGTTGGACGGATATCGACTAAATCCTGGCGATTTGAGCTGGGATGAATTGATCAAGCTTGGGGAAGTGACTATATTTGATCGTACCCCTGATGATAAAATCCTGGAGCGTGCGCAAGGAGCGCAGGTGCTGCTGTCCAACAAAACGCCTCTGTGTGCGACTACGCTGCAGCAGTTGCCGGATTTACGATATATCAGCGTTCTTGCAACAGGCTATGATGTGATTGATGTAAAAGCGGCAACATCCCAACAAGTGGTGGTTGCGAATGTGCCAAGCTATGGAACCGATTCTGTCGCTCAGTTTGTTTTTGCGCTATTGTTTGAGCTCTGCTATCAGGTTGGACAACATGCAAGTTCTGTACAACAGGGGACATGGGCGGCAAATCCGGATTGGTGTTATTGGGAAACGCCTTTAGTTGAACTGGCTGGTAAAACGATGGGGATTATCGGTGCAGGGCGGATAGGCATGCAGACGGCTCGAATCGCTCATGCGTTAGGGATGAAGGTGATCGCTATAAATGGAAAAGGGGAAACGGATCGAGCGGTCCCTTTTGACGGCTTTCGATGGGTTTCCAGGGATGAACTCTTCCGGAATTCAGACGTCATCAGTCTGCATTGTCCACTGACGGCAGAGACAGAATCCATAATTAATAAAACACATTTAGTTTTGATGAAGTCTAACGCGTTTCTCATTAACGTCGCCCGCGGGAAGCTGGTGAACGAGATCGATCTTGCTCATGCGTTGAATGAGCGAAGAATTGCTGGAGCTGCGCTTGATGTACTTTCCACGGAGCCTCCTGCTTCAGAAAATCCGTTGCTTCATGCATCCAATTGTATCATTACCCCGCATATCGCTTGGGCAACAAGGGAAGCCCGTGGCAGACTGCTGGATATAGCTGTGGATAATGTGCGATCTTTTCTGGACGGAAAGCCTCAAAACGTTGTTAATTGCGGGCAGTGTTACCCAGCGACCCAATAA
- a CDS encoding RraA family protein translates to MTLSYADLLKLKRWNTPTVYNGWEVITQNDITQGFNLEESHDFMPHMGPMVGYAVTVQFEPSNPDHPKNHPNAWSEYRKYVASVPGPKIVVVQDLDKPRVIGAFWGEVNSNIHHALGCVGTITDGAIRDTDEMNNAGFKAIARRTCVGHAFSTPVRWGIEVEVFGCKVQPGQLIHADKHGFMVIPEEDEVRLLEASVFMDGNECSTVIPAARSGSGKTIEELLAGIDASGRQFGVNVKNRFGTSGEW, encoded by the coding sequence ATGACATTATCTTATGCGGATCTGCTGAAGCTGAAGCGTTGGAATACGCCCACGGTCTACAACGGGTGGGAGGTGATCACGCAGAATGATATTACGCAGGGCTTCAATCTTGAGGAAAGCCACGACTTCATGCCGCACATGGGGCCAATGGTCGGCTATGCGGTTACGGTGCAATTCGAACCGAGTAATCCGGATCACCCCAAGAATCATCCGAATGCATGGAGCGAATATCGCAAGTATGTGGCCAGCGTGCCCGGGCCAAAGATTGTCGTCGTGCAGGATCTGGATAAACCACGTGTGATCGGCGCGTTCTGGGGCGAGGTGAACAGCAACATCCATCACGCATTGGGCTGTGTAGGCACCATCACGGACGGAGCGATCCGAGACACCGATGAAATGAACAACGCTGGCTTCAAAGCCATAGCCCGGAGAACATGCGTCGGTCATGCATTCAGTACACCTGTTCGCTGGGGGATCGAGGTCGAGGTATTTGGCTGCAAAGTTCAGCCTGGCCAGCTTATTCATGCTGACAAGCATGGTTTTATGGTCATCCCGGAGGAAGATGAAGTCCGATTATTGGAGGCTTCAGTGTTTATGGACGGAAATGAGTGCAGCACGGTGATACCGGCGGCACGCAGTGGATCAGGAAAGACGATCGAGGAGCTGCTGGCGGGGATCGATGCGTCAGGCAGACAATTTGGCGTGAATGTGAAGAACAGGTTCGGCACTTCGGGAGAATGGTAA
- a CDS encoding M20/M25/M40 family metallo-hydrolase, whose translation MYIRQLLEDAGIETRTCALDPARPNLLARIKGSGEAPPLLLYGHVDVVGTGKQAWSRDPFGGDIEGGFVWGRGALDMKGGVAMLVSAFLRAHVHKLPLRGDLILAIVSDEEAGGEYGASFLVERHADYFAGVKYALGEFGGFAFHALGKTFYPIMVAEKQLCWLKATIRGDGGHGSMDKPGADCMVQLGNMLQSLSRNKLPIHAAPAARLMIEGMAAALPLLPALLLRGLLRPRLGGLILKLLGEKGGTFAPLLRNTVSATVVRGGEKINVHPSEITVELDGRTLPGVTPQQFMDELRRFAIHDSIGLEVLRHDPCAAAPDMGMFDLLSDVLKEADKEAVPVPMLLPGGTDGRLFARLGIQTYGFLPMPLPKDMQFTKLIHAADERIPVEAIGFGTDAIYRVLERYGAQP comes from the coding sequence ATGTATATCCGGCAACTGCTTGAGGATGCGGGCATTGAGACGCGGACCTGTGCGCTTGATCCGGCCCGGCCCAATCTGCTGGCCAGGATCAAGGGCAGCGGGGAGGCACCGCCGCTACTGCTGTACGGGCATGTCGACGTCGTTGGCACAGGCAAGCAAGCCTGGAGCCGCGACCCGTTCGGGGGCGACATCGAGGGCGGCTTCGTCTGGGGGCGAGGTGCTCTTGATATGAAAGGCGGCGTGGCGATGCTCGTATCGGCTTTCCTCCGCGCTCATGTCCACAAGCTGCCGCTGCGAGGCGATCTCATTCTGGCGATTGTCAGCGACGAGGAAGCAGGGGGCGAGTACGGTGCTTCCTTCCTGGTAGAGCGGCATGCCGATTATTTTGCGGGCGTAAAGTATGCGCTCGGCGAATTTGGCGGCTTCGCGTTTCATGCGCTGGGGAAAACCTTTTATCCGATTATGGTGGCGGAAAAGCAGCTATGTTGGCTCAAAGCGACGATTCGAGGAGACGGAGGCCACGGCTCCATGGACAAACCGGGAGCCGACTGTATGGTGCAATTGGGGAACATGCTTCAATCGCTTAGCAGGAATAAGCTGCCGATACATGCGGCACCGGCGGCCCGGTTGATGATTGAAGGCATGGCCGCCGCGCTGCCGCTGCTGCCGGCGCTGCTGCTGAGAGGGTTGCTGCGTCCCCGGCTGGGCGGCCTTATCCTGAAGCTGCTAGGGGAAAAGGGTGGGACGTTCGCCCCGCTTCTGCGTAATACGGTCAGCGCGACCGTCGTACGCGGCGGAGAGAAAATCAATGTTCATCCAAGCGAAATTACGGTTGAGCTGGATGGCCGAACGCTGCCGGGCGTCACTCCGCAGCAATTTATGGACGAGCTGCGCCGATTCGCGATTCATGATTCGATCGGGCTGGAAGTGCTGCGCCATGACCCATGCGCCGCAGCTCCCGACATGGGGATGTTCGATTTGCTGTCTGATGTGCTGAAAGAAGCGGATAAGGAGGCTGTCCCGGTACCGATGCTGCTGCCCGGAGGAACGGACGGAAGATTGTTTGCGAGGCTCGGTATCCAAACCTACGGTTTCCTGCCAATGCCGCTTCCCAAGGACATGCAGTTTACCAAACTGATTCATGCGGCGGATGAACGCATTCCCGTAGAAGCGATCGGGTTCGGCACGGATGCGATTTACCGGGTGCTGGAGCGGTACGGAGCGCAGCCGTGA
- a CDS encoding AraC family transcriptional regulator, which yields MYPEYLFEYPNMNASFPFYMKRKLQWKTPSHRHDFVELTLVLNGQGTETINGATHDMIPGIMVLLLPYQVHEIVSHPNDPLDLYICNFPLDVILELGELDPGLHDILLGNATDARNTFVHFEGRLLDEMQQIFTMIWNEYEKPVSFATVMLKANLQRVLTQFARSSLQAITDMSTSASSQISPSQARSIWPIIRYIHEHYLEPLNLTDLSERFGIHPSSLSELFARQYGIHFIDLLHELRVRHACSLLHATEMQIADIAEESGFGSYSSFARIFQKTKGVSPKAYRISHPRTGRRKK from the coding sequence ATGTATCCGGAGTATTTATTCGAATATCCTAATATGAATGCTAGCTTCCCTTTCTATATGAAACGTAAGCTGCAGTGGAAGACACCTTCTCACCGGCACGATTTCGTAGAACTAACCTTGGTGCTTAACGGTCAAGGGACAGAAACCATTAATGGTGCCACGCATGACATGATACCCGGTATCATGGTACTGCTGCTTCCCTACCAAGTACATGAAATCGTCTCCCATCCGAACGATCCGCTCGATTTATATATTTGCAATTTCCCCTTGGATGTCATCTTAGAGCTTGGCGAATTAGATCCCGGATTACATGATATCCTGTTAGGCAATGCCACCGACGCAAGGAATACTTTCGTTCATTTTGAAGGGCGCCTGTTAGATGAAATGCAGCAAATCTTCACTATGATTTGGAATGAATACGAGAAGCCGGTGTCATTTGCAACGGTGATGTTAAAAGCGAATCTGCAGCGGGTTTTAACCCAGTTTGCAAGAAGCAGCCTACAGGCTATAACGGATATGTCGACCTCTGCGTCGTCCCAAATCTCACCATCCCAAGCTCGCTCGATTTGGCCTATCATTCGTTATATTCATGAACATTACTTGGAGCCTCTAAATCTTACGGATTTATCCGAACGGTTTGGCATTCATCCCTCATCTCTTAGCGAATTGTTTGCCCGCCAATATGGCATTCACTTCATAGACCTGCTTCACGAGCTTCGTGTCCGTCACGCATGCTCGTTGTTGCATGCTACGGAGATGCAAATCGCAGACATTGCCGAGGAATCTGGTTTCGGCTCCTACTCCAGCTTTGCTCGGATTTTCCAGAAAACCAAGGGAGTATCTCCCAAAGCGTACCGGATATCTCATCCTCGTACAGGGAGACGCAAGAAATAA
- a CDS encoding YhcH/YjgK/YiaL family protein translates to MMILGDLSKWEKEKWAYAPILHKAVDYLRTTDLENADIGTYSLLGDDMFAMIQQANTVVPQERKSEHHAKYIDVQMVVTGEEIHVVARQSELNVPVEDQLTDRDYALYEWVENEFELLLKPGMFVIYFPDDLHRPACSHTGGMETKRVVIKINRDLLQTNSENLNLNHLLL, encoded by the coding sequence ATGATGATTCTTGGAGATTTGAGCAAATGGGAGAAAGAGAAATGGGCATATGCCCCAATTCTGCACAAAGCAGTGGATTACTTGCGCACGACAGATTTGGAGAATGCTGACATTGGGACGTATAGCCTTCTTGGGGATGACATGTTCGCTATGATTCAACAAGCCAACACCGTGGTTCCGCAGGAACGTAAATCGGAGCATCACGCCAAGTATATCGACGTTCAAATGGTTGTGACAGGAGAAGAGATTCATGTCGTTGCCAGACAATCCGAGCTGAACGTCCCGGTCGAGGATCAATTGACCGACAGGGATTATGCCTTGTACGAATGGGTTGAGAATGAATTCGAATTACTGTTAAAGCCAGGTATGTTCGTCATTTATTTCCCTGACGACCTTCACCGGCCAGCTTGCAGCCACACAGGTGGCATGGAGACGAAACGCGTCGTCATTAAAATAAATAGGGACCTCCTGCAAACAAACAGTGAGAATCTGAATCTCAATCATCTTCTGCTGTAG
- the fabD gene encoding ACP S-malonyltransferase produces MLNKHAIWFPGQGSQRVGMGKALSERHAIVKATMEEANEALGMRLDSLMYEGTMTELTRTDNAQPAILALGVAMYRVYSGEWGYLPAMAAGHSLGEITALTCAGAIAFPDALRLVRRRGELMQEAAASGIGAMAAVNGPSPDVVAKVCMEVSAACVDRSRIVVVSNMNSESQTVISGHKEAVHEASERLSAHGATVIPLQVSAPFHSPLMAPAAAQFAEVLSRVSFGEMDFPVVSSLTGLPYGNTAEITGMLARGLTDPVNWPAVLAFQKSIGVATAVELGPGNVLKRLAPPYGLRVFAFDDKEDEANLVAASGQTEAYSIELLYRCLAIATCVRNRNWNAVEYEQGVVLPYRGVQQLVERLRETGEQVEEAHVRQALAMLESVFRTKGTSAEEQERRLARLQGEFGLRGLPGISTADRPYSGSLL; encoded by the coding sequence ATGCTGAACAAACATGCGATATGGTTTCCCGGTCAGGGCTCGCAGCGCGTCGGGATGGGAAAGGCGCTGAGCGAGCGGCATGCGATTGTTAAAGCGACGATGGAGGAAGCGAACGAAGCGCTGGGCATGCGCCTTGACAGCCTGATGTACGAGGGAACGATGACGGAGCTGACGAGGACGGACAATGCCCAGCCTGCTATTCTTGCGCTTGGCGTAGCGATGTACCGCGTCTACAGCGGGGAATGGGGATACCTACCTGCGATGGCCGCCGGCCACAGCCTGGGCGAGATTACCGCTTTAACCTGTGCAGGGGCTATAGCGTTTCCGGATGCACTCAGGCTCGTACGCCGCCGTGGCGAGTTGATGCAAGAGGCCGCCGCTTCGGGGATCGGCGCGATGGCCGCTGTGAATGGGCCGAGTCCCGATGTTGTCGCCAAAGTATGCATGGAAGTTAGCGCAGCCTGCGTAGACAGAAGCCGTATTGTTGTGGTATCGAATATGAATTCAGAGTCGCAAACAGTGATTTCGGGCCACAAAGAGGCCGTCCATGAAGCGTCCGAAAGACTGTCCGCCCATGGGGCCACAGTCATTCCGCTGCAGGTAAGCGCGCCGTTCCATAGCCCGTTGATGGCGCCGGCGGCGGCGCAATTTGCCGAAGTGCTGAGCCGCGTCTCGTTTGGAGAAATGGATTTCCCCGTAGTTTCCTCCTTGACGGGGCTGCCTTACGGGAATACGGCGGAGATCACGGGTATGCTGGCAAGGGGATTAACGGACCCCGTCAATTGGCCGGCGGTCCTTGCATTTCAGAAGAGCATTGGCGTTGCAACTGCCGTGGAACTAGGTCCGGGCAATGTATTGAAACGTCTGGCTCCACCCTATGGATTGCGCGTATTCGCTTTTGACGACAAGGAGGATGAGGCGAATCTGGTTGCCGCAAGCGGGCAAACGGAAGCATACTCGATTGAACTGTTGTATCGTTGTCTGGCGATTGCCACTTGTGTTCGCAACCGCAACTGGAACGCGGTCGAATATGAACAAGGCGTCGTGTTGCCTTACCGCGGTGTGCAGCAGTTGGTCGAGCGGCTGCGGGAGACGGGAGAGCAAGTGGAGGAGGCGCATGTTCGACAAGCGCTGGCGATGCTGGAATCGGTGTTTCGTACCAAAGGCACGTCCGCCGAAGAGCAGGAGCGGCGACTTGCCAGACTGCAGGGTGAGTTCGGCCTGCGCGGCTTGCCAGGCATTTCTACTGCCGATCGGCCATACTCGGGCAGTTTATTATAG